A stretch of DNA from Cronobacter universalis NCTC 9529:
GATGAACAACCCTGTGTTGAACCGTAATGCGGATGCGTCAGCTCCGCTGTTTTCAACCCACATCGTTACCGCGGATGGGCTACCCGTGGAAGACGCGCAAGGCCGTCTGATTCAGGCTGACGCCGCTTTCTCGATGGATAAGGAATTTGACCTTATCGTCGCTACCGGAATGCGGCTTGATGAGCACCGCTATCCCGTTGATGTGGAAGCAATCAATGTAGCGGCGAAATGGATAAAACGTCACCACTCTTGCGGGGGGCGTGTCGCCGGTGTGTGTGCCGGCGGATTTATTCTCGCAGAGGCTGGGCTGCTCAATGGTCGAAACTGCGCCACAACCTGGTGGTTGTTCCATACGTTTAGAGAACGGTATCCGGCTGCAAAGCCTGCATGGGGTAAAACGCTTGTAGAAGATGGTACTGTTATCACTTCCGGCGGACCGCTTTCATGGATAGACCTCGCATTAAATGTGGTTAGCGCTTTTGCGGGGCCGGAGGCCGCAAAGCTCACCACGGATATGGCAATAGCGGATGGCCAGCCGCTGTCACAGCATTTATATGCTCCCAGGGGATTCCTTAATTCGGTGCATCCGTTGCTGATGCAGGCTGAACATCTGGTGCGTTATGGCAACCCATCGATTACCGTTGAACAGCTGGCAGCGGCGCTTAATATGACCACCCGAACTCTTCATCGAAAAATTCGCGACCTGTTACATGAGAGCCCTAAAAATTTCATTATCAGAGTTCGTATCGAGATGGCGACAAGGATGCTGGAAGACTCGGCGAAGACCGTACAGCAGATAGCTATTGAGTGCGGTTATAGCGATGAAGGCGCGTTTCGTCGCGCTTTTAACGCCGTAACGGGCATGTCGCCCATGCTGTATAAAAAATGGTTTAAAAATCGCAGCCTGTGACTTCGGTGCGGTTGGATACGCGTTTTATCATTCCCCCCCATTCGCCCGGCAGTGCAAAATATTCCCCTCTCTGGTTTACCCGCACCGGCAAAGATATCCGTGACGGGCCACAGGCGAAACAGGGCCTCATCGACTGCGTATAAGTGGTTTTCACGGTATGCCGCGGCGCCATCGGGAACGTCAGCCGCCATCAAGGATGTACTCCACGAAAATATGGGTTACAACGAATCGTTATGCCGTGTGTCAGACGGTGTGCTGGCTCTGTGCCCAATCCGCAGCCAGGCCCGCTTACCTGAGAAAAGGACAAAGTTGTGCGTGGGTATAAGTAAGAACGACAGGCGGTGGATGAGACCGCCGTCGGAGAGTGGCGCAGCGCCGCGAAATGCAGTTTTACAACCGGCTTGCGATATTCTGCAGAACGGTCATCTCTTCCTGAGAAAACTGCTTAGTGCCGCCGCGCAGCGTATTGAGCGTGATGTGCCACGGATTACCACGACTGATAACCACTTTTGAGCGGATATCATAGTGCTGCGTCGCGAAATCCTCAGTGAGGAGCTTTTCCACCGGCGACAAATCGGCGTAGACCGTTGAGCCGCCAGGCCCTGCCGCGAAGCGGGCCGGGTGCGAGGCAAGACCGGATTCCAGCTGTGTTTTCGCCTTCGCCGGATCTTTCACCACCTTGTTATTGGTCTCTTCGAAAAACTTATTCACTTTATTACGCACTTTCACGGCTTTTTTGACGGTTTCCAGAAAGCGTTTGTTGTTCGCCGTCTGTCTGTCCGACAACGTATTGCGCAGGAGCACCAGCACCCCGCCCACGACGCCGCAAACACCCCCTGCGGCCAGAAATGCGGTGCGCACGCCCAGAGACGAAGCCGCGTTTGCCGCGGCGCTACCGGATGTGACCGTCGCGGCGACACCGGCGGACGCGCCAAACATCCCGCCGAGCCCTGTGATAATTTTACCGGCAAAATCATAGCTGATTTTAGTGGCTTCATTATAAATGTTGCCCCCGCGCCCGCCCATGCGAGGAACGCGGGTATTATACCGGTCAAAGAACTGGCGGTTATTCTGAATAGTATTATTCGGTCCGGAATTGAGTAATCCCATTTCCAGATCGCGCCCGCCGTTATTGACGCCAACAGGGCGGGAGCTGGCCAGTAATTGCTCATAGCTATACATCACGCTGCGTTCTTCAGCATTTTCAAACTGATACAGCATGTCATCATCGAGTTCATTCACGAAGTCGATAATGGTATGTATTTCTTGTTCATTAAAGTGGGACCGATCGGAAAGAAGGGCATTTATCATGGAGTTAATTTCTGCCATCTTGCCACTCCTTTTTTATCAGAGTTCTTTATTCTGTTTAATATCCCAGCCAGCTTTAGTTTCAGCGCCTTTGGTGCCCTGATTCGACTGTTCCCAGTAATGGAAATTCACTTTCGCGGCCTGGAAGTAGTAATTTACCAGTACCGTATCGGTTTGACCGACGCCGGTAAATTCCGTCCGGGTGACCAGCACATCTTCAAGAACGATTTTTGAATATTCCACCTGCTGACCACCGGCTTTACAGACAGAAAGCTCAACCTTATTGACGTGCTTACCGCTGGCGCAGAACTTAAGGATCGCGGGTGTGCCTTTATCCACAATGGCCTGCACGGCTAAATCCTGAAAGTTAACTTTACCGGCACCGCCGCCGCCACCCACAGCCATATTACCCGGCTGCGCTGCGCCCCAGTTAAAAGAGAGCACATCGATCCAGCTGGAATGGTTAGCATCTTTAGATTCGCCAGTAACGCCTTCCACTTTCAGGAACATATCAATAGCCATGTAATACTCCTTGTTATCAGATAGCAGGTGAGAATTAAGCAGAGCCCGGAGGCAAATAATGCGGTTTCACTGTAAATTTATTCAAAAGGCTAAACAATACCGCCCCGGAAATTAAGACGAATCTCATTCGAATTATTTCCGCGTATATCCTGTATTTGTTTCATTTTTATTGCCGGAGCATTGCCGCTGCAAAAAAAATTAAATGTGCCGTAGCTCACAAAAAAACGCGGCTTGAGCAACAGCAAACGCATAATGACATTGATTAACATTAATAAGGAAAAATTATCATAGCGTTTACCGCTGCGTTTTATTTGAAATAATACGTTATAAAACAATCTTGTTTTACGTCTGGTTTGCCGGGTGAAAAAAATCGCACCTGCGATTTATCTTAAATCCCTTTCTTACTTAGAAAATGAAATATTAACAATGTTATTAGTTACCTTCAAAAATACCGTTTCGTTAATTCAGCAAAATCTTAAATTCGCTGCTATTCCGTCTCCCCCCTAAAAAAGGGGGGAAACTGATATAACGCTAAAGCGCACATCCACCCCGCCGATAAGCAACATGATGCTATTTCAACCGGAAGGAGTTCGGAAAGTGACCACCATCGTACCCACAATGCAGGACAGTTATGCCGTAAGCAGTGATTATTACGCCAGAAAAAAAGGCCAGGAAACGATCGGTATCTCAACCGACAAAACCAGTGCCGTACAGTCCGGCAGTGAAACGCCTGCCAGTGCCGGACAGAGCAAAGAAGATCAAAGTAAAAGTCTGCAAAACATGCTGGCGCAGCGTCGCGCCGTGCTGGAGCAGCAGGCGAACAGCAGCGTGCCGGGCCTCGAGCTGCACAGTGAGATTTCCGATAACTTCGCGGATTTCTCTAAACTCTCCACGCTCTCGTCTCTGGATATGGGCGCCCTGCTCTCCGAAGCGCTGAGCACGCCTGCGGCCAGCACGTCTAACTCAACGACCAGCGATATGGATCTCGCCATGCAGCAGGCCAAGCTGAACTATCTTGTGGCGCAGTATGTGCCGCAGGAAAACCAGGCCAAAGCGCAGGACATCGTCACAGCATGGATGACAAAGAAAACCGCCGCGCAGGATGACGAGATGAAAACGATGACGCAGGCGTTTATCGACATCGCAAAACAGAATGGCGATATGGCGAGTATAAAAGAGTATGAGAATCAGCTCAGTCTGCTGGAGGCTGGTAAGGGTGAATCCCAGAAGGCGCGCAACGGTATGCTTGCCGTGACGGCAACCTCTTCCAGCGCCCCCGAATGGTTTTCCGGCTTCATGCGTAAAGTGAATGAGAGCCAGGATCCCACCCCGGTAAAGCAGCTCGAAAAAGACCATATCGACGCTCTGAAATCGCAGTGGACCACGTTCCTGGCGCGTGTCAGTAAGCATTAAAACCTTGCACCGTCAGAGAGTGTTGTACTGGCGGTGAACCTCTCCTGCCCTTCTGCTGCCCCATCGTCGCCTTACAAAACAAACATCGCGCCTTAAGCCGCGTAGATCGATTTATCCTTGCCGGTCGCGATAGTGTTCGGCAGACGGAACGCCTGGTTGCGCCCGCGGTTTTTCGCAAGATACAGCGCGGTATCGGCGCCGCG
This window harbors:
- a CDS encoding GlxA family transcriptional regulator; translation: MRIALVAVPGSMRSALAGLTDIFWLASHVVMNNPVLNRNADASAPLFSTHIVTADGLPVEDAQGRLIQADAAFSMDKEFDLIVATGMRLDEHRYPVDVEAINVAAKWIKRHHSCGGRVAGVCAGGFILAEAGLLNGRNCATTWWLFHTFRERYPAAKPAWGKTLVEDGTVITSGGPLSWIDLALNVVSAFAGPEAAKLTTDMAIADGQPLSQHLYAPRGFLNSVHPLLMQAEHLVRYGNPSITVEQLAAALNMTTRTLHRKIRDLLHESPKNFIIRVRIEMATRMLEDSAKTVQQIAIECGYSDEGAFRRAFNAVTGMSPMLYKKWFKNRSL
- a CDS encoding Hcp family type VI secretion system effector; translated protein: MAIDMFLKVEGVTGESKDANHSSWIDVLSFNWGAAQPGNMAVGGGGGAGKVNFQDLAVQAIVDKGTPAILKFCASGKHVNKVELSVCKAGGQQVEYSKIVLEDVLVTRTEFTGVGQTDTVLVNYYFQAAKVNFHYWEQSNQGTKGAETKAGWDIKQNKEL